Proteins encoded together in one Chryseobacterium sp. G0201 window:
- a CDS encoding peptide-N-glycosidase F-related protein, with protein MSLFFAGLLQSQTTTMVNVISQAVYYDGYAATVSNPVPSGLIRLGNTRYARKLTDAELNSFKAKIAMRVSIGALCDNYDRLGEVFLALVPKNQSTYTIDDVNVKRMEVGRYITPFMNKNRTPTEVPYTYDLSNLYSVFHDSALRNTYDMYMELDVFGVPYAAQTQVTGCSGRIDVFSGSLTFFSTDVGATPTNYNSLTPLLSYTRINNYNSTDVPGETVRIVNFNLPNPVTNARFFVISTPHGANSGGEEYVRRQNYTYVDDVQVLTYTPGGISCEPFRVYNTQGNGIYGTTPKTFADWTSWNNWCPGNSVPIRGFVLPTMTAGNHTLKHTIPTAVFNQQQGDVYLSVYMQGNSNTTLNVNDIKTTDVSIYPNPTSDFVNIKSPIDVMSLSLFSIDGRKLFENYKENKIDISSYNTGIYILNVVLKDGTTFKHKIIKK; from the coding sequence TTGAGTCTCTTCTTCGCAGGACTTCTTCAATCACAAACCACAACGATGGTAAACGTGATTTCACAAGCAGTTTATTATGATGGCTATGCAGCAACGGTATCCAATCCGGTTCCTTCTGGTCTGATCAGACTTGGAAATACAAGATATGCAAGAAAACTTACAGATGCAGAACTGAATTCTTTTAAAGCAAAAATTGCCATGAGAGTGTCTATCGGTGCGTTATGCGACAATTATGACCGTCTGGGAGAAGTTTTCTTGGCGTTAGTTCCTAAAAATCAATCTACATACACTATAGACGATGTAAATGTAAAAAGAATGGAAGTTGGAAGATATATCACTCCTTTCATGAACAAAAACCGTACGCCCACGGAAGTGCCTTATACTTATGATTTGAGTAATTTATACAGTGTCTTTCACGATTCTGCGCTTCGCAACACTTACGATATGTATATGGAACTGGATGTTTTTGGCGTTCCTTATGCAGCACAGACACAGGTTACGGGATGCTCAGGCAGAATTGATGTTTTTTCAGGATCACTTACCTTTTTCTCAACAGATGTTGGAGCAACACCTACAAACTATAACAGTCTTACTCCACTATTGAGCTACACTAGAATCAATAATTACAACAGTACTGATGTTCCTGGTGAAACTGTTAGGATTGTAAATTTCAATCTACCCAATCCTGTTACTAACGCACGTTTCTTTGTAATATCTACTCCCCATGGCGCAAACAGTGGTGGTGAAGAATATGTAAGAAGACAAAATTACACCTATGTAGATGATGTACAAGTTCTTACATACACTCCCGGAGGGATTTCTTGCGAACCGTTCAGAGTATACAATACACAAGGTAACGGAATATACGGAACAACTCCGAAAACTTTTGCAGACTGGACTTCATGGAATAACTGGTGTCCCGGAAACTCTGTGCCCATCAGAGGATTTGTATTACCTACTATGACCGCCGGAAATCATACCCTGAAACATACCATACCAACCGCTGTTTTTAATCAGCAACAAGGAGACGTATATTTGTCTGTTTACATGCAAGGCAACAGCAATACAACGTTAAATGTGAATGACATTAAAACAACAGATGTAAGCATATACCCCAATCCTACTTCTGATTTTGTCAATATAAAGTCTCCGATAGATGTAATGTCTCTAAGTTTATTCAGTATAGATGGGAGAAAATTATTTGAAAATTATAAAGAAAACAAGATAGATATTTCTTCATACAACACAGGAATTTATATTCTGAATGTTGTATTAAAAGACGGAACGACTTTCAAACATAAGATTATCAAAAAATAA
- a CDS encoding DinB family protein codes for MNYHFQAHRQVRRNLLDILQNTSHEDLLLIPDGFNNNIYWNIAHTVATEQLLHYYLSGNPFRIDKYWIETYKKGTLPNLNVQKSEVEDLEFLLTETSKILMKDYDSDFFSDYTPYTTSFGMDLKSIQDAIIFNNMHESLHYGYAMAQKRAILGEKGR; via the coding sequence ATGAATTATCATTTTCAAGCCCACAGACAGGTGAGAAGAAACCTTCTGGACATCCTGCAAAATACATCTCATGAAGATCTTTTGCTGATTCCGGATGGATTTAACAATAACATTTATTGGAATATTGCACATACCGTTGCTACAGAGCAGCTTTTGCACTATTACCTAAGCGGAAACCCTTTCAGAATTGATAAATATTGGATCGAAACATATAAGAAAGGAACCCTTCCGAACTTAAATGTACAAAAATCTGAAGTGGAAGATCTTGAGTTTTTATTAACCGAAACTTCAAAGATCTTAATGAAAGATTATGACAGCGATTTCTTTTCAGATTACACGCCCTACACCACAAGTTTTGGGATGGATCTGAAAAGCATACAGGATGCCATCATCTTCAACAATATGCATGAAAGCCTGCATTATGGTTATGCAATGGCACAGAAAAGAGCAATTTTAGGCGAAAAAGGAAGATAG
- the rlmB gene encoding 23S rRNA (guanosine(2251)-2'-O)-methyltransferase RlmB — protein MTDKKDDFIFGLRPVIEAIEAGKTIDKIFVQNALQGDIYAELKTILAKNKLRPNYVPVEKLNRFTRKNHQGVVAFISDVPFHRVEDVVPQLFEEGKTPFLLILDRLTDVRNFGAICRTAECVGIDAIIIPEKGGAPINSDAIKTSAGALYNIKICKEPNLAHVVDYLQQSGISVFAATEKAQKLIYDVSFTEPCAIVMGNEETGISKEVLHHSDEKIKLPIEGKTQSLNVSVACGAILYEATRQKLMKVN, from the coding sequence ATGACAGATAAAAAAGACGATTTTATTTTCGGGCTTCGTCCCGTAATTGAAGCTATTGAAGCAGGGAAAACTATTGACAAGATCTTTGTACAAAATGCATTGCAAGGTGATATTTATGCAGAACTGAAAACAATTTTAGCTAAAAATAAATTACGTCCTAACTACGTTCCGGTTGAAAAACTGAACCGTTTCACAAGAAAAAATCACCAAGGTGTTGTAGCTTTTATTTCGGATGTTCCGTTTCATAGAGTGGAAGATGTTGTTCCTCAACTATTTGAAGAAGGAAAAACTCCGTTTTTATTGATATTGGATAGATTAACTGATGTTAGAAATTTCGGAGCCATCTGCAGAACTGCAGAATGTGTAGGAATTGACGCTATTATTATTCCTGAAAAAGGAGGCGCACCCATCAACTCTGACGCTATAAAAACCTCTGCTGGAGCCCTTTACAACATTAAAATCTGTAAAGAACCAAATTTGGCTCACGTTGTAGATTATCTTCAACAAAGCGGAATTTCTGTATTTGCAGCCACCGAAAAAGCTCAAAAACTGATCTATGATGTAAGTTTCACAGAACCTTGCGCTATCGTAATGGGTAATGAGGAAACCGGAATTTCTAAAGAAGTTCTGCATCATTCAGACGAAAAAATAAAATTACCAATTGAAGGAAAAACACAATCTCTAAACGTTTCTGTTGCTTGCGGAGCTATTTTATATGAAGCAACAAGACAGAAATTAATGAAAGTAAATTAA
- a CDS encoding DUF6263 family protein has translation MKNIAALALISSIALVSCKKETTTVTKVDPKTGKTITVEVPADSVAKVSENPAIKDSAGVYTQTFKLEKGKTYPLTTYQRDVKTMTDPQGKSLNGTSESTDEMTFTVNDIKGNVYDLTLNLIGKRNSQTADGKTIVVDTKLPIPKEDDLKMIWNINKALTSNKLNMKMDTKGNVLSITGFDAVYIKVSNAVGTLIKDKNQKESVVASLKQSFNEKVLKDQFNKNLTIIPKKGAKIGEKWTNSENADASGAVKVTSNYVLKSVGNGIAEISVTGGIPKKTEKKTQDKITHSLSSELVQDGIIKFDQSTGWITNQKINVETTQIETISDGKQSQSMKSVSKSSVMVNPSAK, from the coding sequence ATGAAGAACATTGCAGCGCTTGCGCTTATATCATCTATAGCTTTAGTTTCTTGTAAAAAAGAAACAACGACCGTAACAAAAGTAGATCCGAAAACAGGAAAAACAATCACTGTAGAAGTTCCTGCTGATTCTGTAGCTAAAGTTTCAGAAAATCCTGCAATTAAAGACTCTGCAGGTGTTTATACTCAAACTTTTAAGCTTGAAAAAGGAAAAACATATCCTCTTACAACGTACCAGAGAGATGTAAAAACAATGACAGATCCTCAAGGAAAATCTCTTAACGGAACAAGCGAATCTACTGACGAAATGACTTTCACCGTTAATGATATCAAGGGAAACGTTTATGATTTAACGCTTAACCTTATCGGAAAAAGAAATTCTCAGACAGCTGACGGAAAAACAATCGTAGTTGATACAAAACTTCCGATTCCAAAAGAAGATGATCTAAAAATGATCTGGAATATCAACAAAGCTCTTACAAGCAATAAACTGAACATGAAAATGGATACGAAAGGAAATGTACTTTCGATTACAGGTTTCGATGCGGTTTACATTAAAGTTTCTAATGCTGTAGGAACTCTTATTAAAGATAAAAACCAAAAAGAAAGCGTTGTTGCAAGTCTTAAACAAAGCTTTAACGAAAAAGTATTAAAAGATCAGTTCAACAAAAACCTAACAATTATTCCTAAAAAAGGAGCTAAAATTGGTGAAAAATGGACTAATTCTGAAAATGCAGATGCAAGTGGAGCTGTTAAAGTAACTTCAAACTATGTATTGAAAAGTGTAGGAAACGGTATTGCAGAGATTTCTGTAACAGGCGGAATTCCTAAGAAAACTGAGAAAAAAACTCAAGACAAGATCACACACAGTTTAAGCAGCGAGCTCGTACAAGACGGAATCATTAAATTTGATCAAAGTACAGGATGGATCACCAACCAGAAAATTAATGTAGAAACAACTCAGATTGAAACAATTTCAGACGGAAAACAGTCTCAGTCTATGAAAAGTGTTTCTAAATCTTCTGTAATGGTAAATCCTTCTGCAAAATAA
- a CDS encoding YfhO family protein — translation MAKNKNLIYIAASLVVFIVLAFLYSTPVFTGKQLFQHDIVQYRGGAKELLDYRANTGDETYWSDSMFGGMPTYQMGSQFKGDIIKKIDSNLNFFPRPVNYLFLLFAGFFLLGMVAVRNWKYALLGATFFGLSTYFYIIIAAGHNGKVNTIEYFAPLLAGILLVYIRKSYIWGFIVTTLFMGLQIAANHPQMTYYLFIALGFLFLSELIRAIQKKTPMKHFLISSGIIAAACVIGVGMNSQRIMANAEYVKETVRGKQILDNDTHTSGKSGMDKESMLMWSYGRLETLNLFIPRLMGGGSQEPEAKDIMNKVQELVQENVTSQAEMDRVSKGFGSVTYWGDQPGTSGPAYQGAIICFLALLGFFFAWKKYRYWILGASILTILLAWGSNFMPLSDFFIDFVPIYNKFRAPSSILVIVELLFPLIAIIGLYRFFTDEKLTEEYKKKILLYVSGGTLGFLLILLVFGKSLLGFYTENEKLYFPPFLLDFMVDERFKLFRIDAIKAFIYVAIAAGALFMVLKKKLNQNIALIIIGVVSLFDLWTVNKRYLNDENYVDKVFAENPFQTETSDLLAEKVQANPSLGSILANVQVNKTLETIAEKDKTHYRIFNNLLGTFSETNTSYFKSSIGGYHAVKLRRYDDVINEYFQVMDSVKLPNVLNLLNAKYWVAGDPEQPQAMPNPKANGNSWFVSDLKFVNSPNQEIKSIGVIDSKKTAVIASADKEYFNNKTVQPDPTAFINLTKYQPNELEFKSESKTPQLAVFSEIYYPHGWKMFVDEKEVPYIKADYLLRAVHVPAGKHNIRMIFEPEVIETGKWISLLSFGLFVILSGFGIYWMNKNKKKEILVEKV, via the coding sequence ATGGCGAAAAATAAAAACTTAATTTATATTGCGGCTTCATTAGTTGTATTTATAGTTTTAGCATTTTTATATTCCACACCTGTTTTTACAGGAAAACAGCTTTTCCAGCATGACATTGTTCAGTACAGAGGAGGTGCAAAAGAACTTCTCGACTACAGAGCAAATACCGGAGATGAAACGTATTGGAGTGATTCCATGTTTGGTGGAATGCCAACTTATCAGATGGGAAGCCAGTTCAAAGGAGATATCATCAAGAAAATTGATAGTAATCTGAACTTTTTTCCAAGACCCGTTAATTATCTTTTCTTACTCTTCGCAGGATTTTTCCTTTTAGGAATGGTAGCGGTCAGAAACTGGAAATACGCTCTTTTAGGAGCCACTTTCTTTGGACTTTCGACCTATTTTTATATTATTATCGCGGCGGGACACAATGGTAAAGTGAATACCATTGAATATTTCGCGCCACTTTTAGCCGGAATATTACTCGTCTACATAAGGAAAAGTTATATTTGGGGATTCATCGTCACTACCCTGTTCATGGGACTTCAGATAGCGGCAAACCACCCACAGATGACGTATTATCTTTTCATTGCTTTAGGATTTTTATTCTTATCTGAATTAATCCGAGCGATTCAAAAGAAAACACCAATGAAGCATTTCTTAATTTCTTCGGGAATTATTGCTGCTGCCTGCGTCATCGGAGTTGGGATGAATTCTCAAAGAATCATGGCCAATGCAGAATATGTAAAAGAAACCGTTCGTGGAAAACAAATCCTAGATAACGACACTCATACTTCAGGAAAATCCGGAATGGATAAAGAAAGTATGCTGATGTGGAGCTACGGAAGACTGGAAACTTTAAACCTTTTCATCCCAAGATTAATGGGCGGCGGAAGTCAGGAACCTGAGGCAAAAGATATTATGAACAAAGTTCAGGAGCTCGTTCAGGAAAATGTGACTTCACAAGCCGAAATGGATCGTGTTTCTAAAGGCTTTGGAAGCGTAACGTATTGGGGTGACCAACCCGGAACTTCGGGTCCAGCATATCAGGGAGCAATTATTTGTTTCTTAGCTTTATTAGGATTCTTTTTCGCTTGGAAAAAATACCGTTACTGGATCTTAGGAGCTTCCATTCTTACCATTTTATTGGCTTGGGGAAGCAACTTTATGCCTTTATCAGACTTCTTTATAGATTTCGTTCCAATTTACAATAAATTCAGAGCACCGTCTTCAATTTTAGTTATCGTAGAGTTGTTATTTCCTTTAATAGCGATCATTGGATTATACAGATTCTTTACAGATGAGAAATTAACGGAAGAATACAAAAAGAAAATACTTCTTTATGTAAGCGGAGGAACGTTAGGATTTTTATTAATTCTATTAGTTTTCGGAAAATCTTTATTAGGATTTTATACGGAGAACGAAAAACTATATTTCCCACCTTTCCTATTGGATTTTATGGTGGATGAAAGATTCAAATTATTCAGAATTGATGCTATAAAAGCATTTATCTACGTTGCTATCGCTGCAGGAGCTTTATTTATGGTTTTAAAGAAAAAATTAAACCAAAATATCGCTTTAATTATCATTGGAGTCGTGAGTTTATTTGATCTTTGGACAGTAAACAAACGTTATTTGAACGATGAAAACTATGTAGATAAAGTTTTTGCTGAAAACCCATTCCAGACAGAAACCTCAGATCTTCTAGCTGAAAAAGTACAGGCTAATCCTAGTTTGGGATCAATTTTAGCCAATGTTCAGGTTAACAAAACATTGGAAACGATTGCTGAAAAGGATAAAACTCATTACAGGATTTTTAATAATCTTTTAGGAACATTCAGCGAAACCAATACGTCATATTTCAAATCTTCAATTGGAGGTTATCACGCCGTAAAATTGAGAAGGTACGATGATGTTATCAATGAATATTTTCAGGTAATGGATTCTGTAAAACTTCCCAACGTTCTTAATTTATTAAACGCCAAATACTGGGTTGCAGGCGATCCGGAGCAACCTCAGGCAATGCCAAATCCAAAAGCCAACGGAAATTCATGGTTCGTGAGCGACTTGAAATTTGTGAACAGTCCTAACCAAGAAATTAAGTCAATCGGAGTAATCGACAGTAAGAAAACAGCTGTTATTGCTTCTGCAGATAAAGAATATTTCAATAATAAAACGGTTCAGCCAGATCCAACAGCGTTTATTAATTTAACGAAATATCAACCGAATGAATTAGAATTCAAATCTGAATCTAAAACTCCACAATTGGCAGTATTCTCTGAGATTTATTATCCTCACGGCTGGAAAATGTTTGTAGACGAAAAAGAAGTTCCGTACATAAAAGCTGATTATTTACTTCGTGCAGTACACGTTCCTGCAGGAAAACATAACATCAGAATGATTTTCGAACCTGAAGTTATTGAGACTGGAAAATGGATCTCTTTACTTAGCTTTGGATTATTCGTCATATTGAGTGGATTTGGGATTTATTGGATGAATAAAAATAAGAAGAAGGAAATTCTAGTAGAAAAAGTTTAA
- a CDS encoding glycosyl transferase family 1, which translates to MEQKKILIITYYWPPAGGPGVQRWLKFAKYLPEFGWKPVIFTPENPSYPLLDESLLKDVPENIDIVKTKIWEPYQLAEKLNKSNKKFKAGQFDVGKNQSWKSKLSIWVRGNFFIPDARVFWVKPSVKFLEQYLKDNKIDVVVTSGPPHSLHLIGLNLKKKLPNLKWIADFRDPWTEISYYKHLKLTKSSDKKHRQLESDVFKNADITLATSYTDAENFRKNGANAVCITNGFDETDATQTLKSSSSQTLKQKFTLSYIGVLEQLRNPENLWKALDDLVKTNSDFAGNFTLKFVGRIDDKILNSIENSGLKNHISNLGYISHDKAITEMQTSDMLLITNFPNESSKGIIPGKIFEYLATGKQIISFGPDKADVSKILNETNAGKHFSYDDSETIKSFILEKFELWKSGNLLENNQNIEQFSRKNLTKKLVDILD; encoded by the coding sequence ATGGAACAAAAAAAAATATTAATCATCACTTATTACTGGCCGCCTGCGGGAGGTCCCGGTGTTCAAAGATGGTTGAAATTTGCAAAATATTTACCCGAATTCGGATGGAAACCCGTTATTTTCACCCCTGAAAATCCGAGTTATCCTTTGTTGGACGAAAGTTTACTAAAAGATGTTCCTGAGAATATTGACATCGTTAAAACAAAGATCTGGGAACCTTATCAACTGGCTGAAAAGCTTAATAAAAGTAACAAAAAATTCAAAGCCGGACAGTTTGATGTCGGTAAAAACCAAAGTTGGAAATCAAAACTTTCGATTTGGGTAAGAGGAAATTTTTTTATTCCTGATGCCAGAGTTTTTTGGGTAAAACCTTCCGTAAAATTTTTAGAACAGTATTTAAAAGACAATAAGATAGATGTTGTGGTAACTTCGGGACCTCCACATTCTTTACATTTGATAGGTTTAAATTTAAAAAAGAAGCTTCCCAATTTAAAATGGATCGCAGATTTCCGTGATCCCTGGACTGAGATTTCTTATTACAAGCATTTAAAACTAACCAAAAGCTCCGATAAAAAACATCGCCAATTAGAAAGTGATGTATTCAAAAACGCAGATATTACACTGGCAACAAGCTATACCGATGCTGAAAACTTCCGTAAAAACGGAGCGAATGCAGTTTGTATTACCAATGGATTTGACGAGACGGATGCTACTCAAACTCTAAAATCCTCAAGCTCTCAGACTCTCAAACAAAAATTCACTTTAAGCTATATTGGTGTTTTAGAACAGCTTCGAAATCCTGAAAATCTTTGGAAAGCTCTTGATGATTTAGTGAAAACCAATTCTGATTTTGCAGGAAACTTTACATTGAAATTCGTAGGAAGAATTGATGATAAAATTTTAAACTCAATTGAAAATTCTGGTTTAAAAAATCACATTTCAAATTTAGGATATATTTCTCATGATAAAGCGATCACAGAAATGCAAACTTCTGATATGCTTTTAATTACAAATTTCCCTAATGAATCTTCAAAAGGGATTATTCCGGGGAAAATATTTGAGTATTTAGCGACAGGAAAGCAGATTATTTCCTTTGGTCCGGATAAGGCGGATGTTTCGAAAATATTAAATGAAACCAATGCTGGAAAGCATTTCAGCTATGATGATTCTGAAACAATAAAAAGTTTTATATTAGAGAAATTCGAATTGTGGAAAAGCGGAAACCTTCTTGAAAACAACCAAAATATTGAACAGTTTTCAAGAAAGAATCTTACAAAAAAATTGGTTGATATTTTAGATTAA
- a CDS encoding YpdA family putative bacillithiol disulfide reductase, with the protein MEILDILIVGAGPIGLNCALEAKKNNLNYLIIEKGTIVNSLYNYPLYMRFFSTAEKLEIDEIPFITTAPKPGRQDALEYYQGIARQKNININLYERVLNVSKNDGIFEVETSKGKYFAKNVIISTGFYDIPNLMNIPGENLPKVKHYYTEPYPYAKQKIVVVGSSNSSVDAALETYRKGAEVTMIVRHSEISKNVKYWVKPDIENRIAEGNIKAHFNSEILEIKVKSVIFKDENGQIHEIENDFVLAMTGYLPDFDFLKNSGIDLQGECLNPLYNAETMETNVENLYLAGVVCGGKDTHLWFIENSRIHAEMIIKNISLKNKQLKS; encoded by the coding sequence ATGGAAATTTTAGACATTCTTATTGTTGGAGCCGGTCCCATCGGGCTTAATTGCGCTCTTGAAGCTAAAAAAAATAACCTGAATTATTTAATTATAGAAAAAGGAACCATTGTAAATTCTTTATATAATTATCCTTTATACATGCGATTTTTTTCTACTGCTGAAAAATTAGAAATTGACGAAATTCCATTCATCACAACAGCTCCAAAACCAGGAAGACAGGACGCTTTGGAATATTATCAGGGAATTGCAAGACAGAAAAATATTAACATTAATCTGTATGAAAGAGTTTTGAATGTATCTAAAAATGATGGCATTTTTGAAGTTGAAACTTCTAAAGGAAAATATTTCGCAAAAAATGTAATTATCTCGACAGGGTTCTATGACATTCCAAACCTGATGAATATTCCCGGAGAAAATCTTCCAAAAGTTAAACATTATTATACTGAACCTTATCCATACGCAAAGCAGAAAATTGTGGTTGTAGGTTCAAGCAATTCGTCTGTAGATGCAGCTTTGGAAACCTATAGAAAAGGAGCTGAAGTCACAATGATCGTTCGTCATTCTGAAATATCAAAAAATGTAAAATATTGGGTAAAACCTGATATTGAAAATAGAATTGCTGAAGGTAATATTAAGGCTCATTTTAATTCTGAGATCCTTGAAATAAAGGTAAAGTCTGTTATTTTTAAAGATGAGAACGGACAAATTCATGAAATTGAAAATGATTTTGTATTAGCAATGACAGGTTATCTTCCAGATTTTGATTTTTTGAAAAATTCAGGAATTGATCTTCAAGGAGAATGTTTAAATCCACTTTATAATGCTGAAACAATGGAAACCAACGTTGAAAATCTTTATCTGGCAGGCGTTGTTTGCGGTGGAAAAGATACCCATCTTTGGTTTATAGAAAATTCAAGAATTCATGCAGAAATGATTATAAAAAATATTTCTCTTAAAAATAAACAGCTAAAAAGCTGA
- a CDS encoding polyprenyl synthetase family protein has product MKNYSVELNPEKIGINLLIDDLPHDTSNLEWWYFHAHVEDDAGKTFAFFCSFFRIARDFNVFPFEFTHSLTWSLVDIEDQKYHSETSHDDKIFSKISDDLKEKKELKPIDNAFKEIIDKGNFPAPDFLMKKSVVTSNNELKLDYDLGHLEKDEKGNYFVKIGNQLGNSNVNFSFNPLKNPVYHGENGLVKSSMNAANDMHYYFIPENAVEGNITLNNKTFRIKGSGWYDHEFSESYNPAQKVEQNTSKHWMWFAIQFDNHCQLTFYSLTDKNTTQSDRLTVWIDEKGESFTLKDDNIIIEEIDYYISKKTCAKYPVEWQVKIPAWNLDFNVKAEFSDQEVMTFLSAPGFWEGRARVSGTLENEKITGNAFVEITTDKGWNNINDLLDQAAEEVLDIIHEVVPYAHEKEKIEKLMKDYYSSYLNAVPSEVLHEALIKPLLEMLDRKGKGWRSHLLRLLVGLCEGNISQYDPFVALFQLIHCSSLIIDDVQDQSPLRRGDASCHVIYGIPAAINSGTFGYFVGEILIRNMTHLSDSRMKKIYESYFDTMRLCHAGQALDIRTFTDLLPQAFETGDTYSISESMREIHILKTGVPIKMMANIITILEDLSIEKHKAICDYGEAFGLAYQIIDDVRDLNGGFKGSKVELEDIREGKVTLPLIKAIELSQPEIRLKMKNLWSKPNKSSQDIQDIADWIIGSGALTECRKDAISLIDEKWIEIDKIFSDSHYKLMIRAMSNYFLNLY; this is encoded by the coding sequence ATGAAAAATTATTCTGTTGAACTTAATCCCGAAAAGATAGGTATTAATTTACTTATTGATGATTTGCCGCATGATACATCTAATTTAGAATGGTGGTATTTTCATGCACATGTTGAAGATGATGCAGGAAAAACTTTTGCGTTTTTTTGTTCATTTTTTAGAATTGCTAGAGATTTTAATGTATTTCCTTTTGAGTTTACTCATTCGCTTACCTGGTCTTTGGTTGATATAGAAGATCAAAAATACCATAGCGAGACCAGCCATGACGATAAGATCTTTTCTAAAATTAGTGATGATTTAAAAGAAAAGAAAGAGTTGAAACCAATTGATAATGCCTTTAAAGAGATTATTGACAAAGGAAATTTTCCGGCTCCAGATTTTCTTATGAAAAAAAGTGTTGTTACTTCTAACAATGAATTAAAATTAGATTATGATCTAGGCCATCTTGAAAAAGATGAGAAAGGGAACTATTTTGTTAAAATTGGTAATCAGTTAGGAAATAGTAATGTTAATTTTTCCTTTAACCCTCTTAAAAATCCTGTTTATCATGGTGAAAACGGACTGGTAAAATCATCAATGAATGCAGCCAACGATATGCATTATTATTTTATTCCGGAAAATGCTGTAGAAGGTAATATTACTCTTAACAATAAAACTTTTCGGATAAAAGGTTCAGGATGGTATGATCATGAGTTTAGCGAATCGTACAACCCTGCTCAAAAAGTGGAGCAAAATACTTCAAAACATTGGATGTGGTTTGCAATACAATTTGATAATCATTGTCAGCTTACTTTTTATTCCCTTACTGACAAAAATACAACGCAATCAGATAGACTTACTGTTTGGATTGATGAAAAAGGAGAGTCTTTTACGCTTAAAGATGACAACATTATTATTGAAGAAATTGACTATTATATAAGTAAAAAGACCTGCGCAAAATATCCTGTGGAATGGCAAGTGAAAATTCCAGCATGGAATCTTGATTTTAACGTAAAGGCAGAATTTTCAGATCAGGAAGTTATGACGTTCTTATCTGCTCCGGGGTTTTGGGAAGGACGTGCAAGGGTTTCCGGTACATTAGAAAATGAAAAAATTACAGGAAATGCTTTCGTAGAAATCACAACAGATAAAGGATGGAATAATATTAATGATCTTTTGGATCAGGCAGCAGAAGAGGTATTGGATATTATTCATGAAGTGGTACCATATGCCCATGAAAAAGAAAAGATTGAGAAATTGATGAAAGATTATTATTCATCATACCTGAATGCTGTACCGTCCGAGGTACTTCACGAGGCCTTAATAAAACCTTTGCTTGAAATGCTTGACAGAAAAGGAAAAGGATGGCGTTCTCATTTATTACGTTTGTTGGTAGGTCTTTGTGAAGGTAATATTTCTCAATACGATCCTTTTGTTGCACTTTTTCAATTAATCCATTGTAGTTCACTTATTATTGATGATGTTCAGGATCAATCGCCATTGCGAAGAGGTGATGCAAGCTGCCACGTCATTTATGGAATCCCTGCAGCAATAAATTCCGGTACTTTCGGATATTTTGTAGGCGAAATATTGATTCGTAATATGACGCATTTATCTGATTCTAGAATGAAAAAAATATACGAATCATATTTTGATACGATGAGACTTTGTCATGCCGGGCAGGCTTTAGATATCAGAACTTTTACAGATTTACTTCCTCAGGCTTTTGAAACGGGTGATACCTATTCAATATCTGAAAGCATGAGAGAAATCCATATACTTAAGACAGGTGTTCCCATTAAAATGATGGCAAATATCATAACTATATTAGAAGATCTGAGCATAGAAAAGCATAAAGCAATTTGTGATTATGGTGAAGCTTTTGGGCTTGCTTATCAAATAATTGATGATGTGAGGGATCTGAACGGCGGTTTTAAGGGAAGTAAGGTAGAATTGGAAGATATCCGCGAAGGGAAAGTGACATTACCTTTGATAAAAGCGATTGAGCTTTCCCAACCGGAAATTCGTCTGAAAATGAAAAATCTTTGGAGTAAACCCAATAAATCTTCACAGGATATTCAGGATATTGCAGATTGGATTATTGGTTCAGGTGCACTTACGGAATGTCGAAAAGATGCTATTAGTCTTATCGACGAAAAGTGGATCGAGATTGATAAAATATTTTCTGATTCCCACTATAAGCTTATGATTCGGGCTATGAGTAATTATTTTTTAAATTTATATTAA